Proteins from a genomic interval of Nocardioidaceae bacterium:
- a CDS encoding response regulator transcription factor, producing the protein MTARPPVRVALVNDYEVVVEGVASMMRHHRDRVEVVELDASPGGTAGTLEERRIDVALFDTFAHGRVDGHIVDDLLERDNVDAVVVYSWSQDDVLVSSCLERGARGFLSKALPASAIVSALECIRAGETVVRPEPARPTSTVAGDWPGREEGLTPREAEVLALITRGLSNEQIALTTQLSPNSVKSYIRGAYRKISVTSRTRAVLWALDHGFSGERADASRPRATRH; encoded by the coding sequence ATGACCGCGAGACCGCCCGTACGCGTCGCGCTCGTCAACGACTACGAGGTCGTCGTCGAAGGCGTCGCGAGCATGATGCGCCACCACCGGGACCGAGTCGAGGTCGTGGAGCTCGACGCCTCCCCGGGAGGCACGGCGGGCACCCTGGAGGAACGGCGCATCGACGTCGCGCTCTTCGACACCTTCGCGCACGGACGCGTCGACGGTCACATCGTCGACGACCTCCTCGAGCGTGACAACGTCGACGCCGTCGTCGTCTACTCCTGGTCCCAGGACGACGTCCTCGTCTCCAGCTGCCTCGAACGCGGAGCGAGGGGATTCCTGTCCAAGGCCCTGCCCGCGAGCGCGATCGTGTCGGCCCTGGAGTGCATCCGCGCCGGGGAGACCGTGGTCCGACCCGAGCCCGCGCGACCCACCTCGACGGTCGCCGGTGACTGGCCCGGCCGCGAGGAGGGACTGACCCCTCGCGAGGCCGAGGTGCTGGCCCTCATCACCCGGGGTCTGAGCAACGAGCAGATCGCGCTGACCACCCAGCTCTCACCGAACTCGGTCAAGAGCTACATCCGGGGCGCCTACCGCAAGATCAGCGTCACCTCCCGGACGCGGGCGGTGCTGTGGGCCCTGGACCACGGCTTCTCCGGCGAGCGGGCGGACGCCTCACGCCCCCGTGCGACACGCCACTGA
- a CDS encoding threonine/serine exporter family protein: MTPTDEPLGVPSPREVHRALDLALRVGDILLSSGAGAADVHATIRALLDHAGLRRADVDVTFTSLRLAYQADPEDIPVSLSRVVQARELDYDELTKTHLLVGEFLRGDLTVTDARAQVARLASHKPWVPRWAGVLASAVFGGGVALLLGGGLDVTVVAAVAAVAVTVLQTEMTLRAWPVFYVQAACGALATTIALGVTALPFEVLQGLRPSLVLTASIVLLLAGIGFLGAIQDSLSGFYLTAAARVLEAVLATAGLIAGVGAGLELAPVFGIEFANVTPGRTIAPASLALALVGGVVAAAAFAFICSAPVRALPAVALTAVLGQGVAAVIDAPGSTLPWAAALAAVAIGAVSHSVAGRVRVPPLVVVVPALVPLLPGLQIFRGMNFISEGDVEGILQLSNALATAIALAAGAILGEYLAAPLKRNARRIERRVEQRLSGPRHVGVLDHR; encoded by the coding sequence GTGACACCCACCGACGAACCCCTCGGGGTGCCGTCGCCTCGTGAGGTCCATCGGGCCCTGGACCTGGCCCTCCGGGTCGGGGACATCCTGCTGTCCTCCGGCGCCGGCGCCGCCGACGTGCACGCCACCATCCGCGCCCTCCTCGACCACGCCGGACTGCGCCGCGCCGACGTCGACGTCACCTTCACCTCGCTGCGGCTGGCCTACCAGGCCGACCCCGAGGACATCCCGGTCTCGCTCTCGCGCGTGGTGCAGGCCCGCGAGCTGGACTACGACGAGCTGACCAAGACGCACCTGCTCGTAGGGGAGTTCCTGCGCGGCGACCTCACGGTCACCGACGCCCGCGCGCAGGTCGCCCGTCTGGCCTCGCACAAGCCCTGGGTGCCGCGCTGGGCCGGGGTGCTCGCCTCGGCCGTCTTCGGCGGTGGGGTGGCCCTGCTGCTCGGCGGAGGCCTGGACGTCACCGTGGTCGCAGCCGTTGCCGCGGTGGCCGTCACCGTGCTGCAGACCGAGATGACGCTGCGCGCCTGGCCCGTGTTCTACGTGCAGGCCGCCTGCGGTGCGCTCGCGACGACGATCGCGCTCGGCGTCACCGCCCTGCCCTTCGAGGTGCTCCAGGGCCTGCGTCCCTCGCTGGTGCTGACGGCCAGCATCGTGCTGCTCCTGGCGGGCATCGGCTTCCTCGGTGCGATCCAGGACTCCCTGTCGGGCTTCTACCTCACCGCGGCCGCCCGCGTCCTCGAGGCGGTGCTGGCCACCGCCGGCCTGATCGCCGGCGTCGGCGCCGGTCTCGAGCTCGCGCCGGTCTTCGGCATCGAGTTCGCGAACGTCACGCCGGGGCGCACCATCGCGCCCGCCAGCCTCGCGCTGGCGTTGGTCGGCGGTGTCGTCGCCGCGGCGGCCTTCGCCTTCATCTGCTCCGCGCCGGTACGCGCTCTGCCGGCCGTCGCGCTCACCGCGGTCCTCGGTCAGGGAGTCGCCGCAGTCATCGACGCCCCGGGGAGCACGCTGCCCTGGGCCGCGGCCCTCGCGGCCGTGGCGATCGGTGCGGTGAGCCACTCCGTCGCCGGACGCGTACGGGTGCCTCCGCTCGTCGTCGTGGTGCCCGCCCTGGTGCCGCTGCTGCCGGGACTGCAGATCTTCCGCGGCATGAACTTCATCTCCGAGGGCGACGTCGAGGGCATCCTGCAGCTGTCGAACGCGCTCGCCACCGCGATCGCCCTCGCGGCCGGCGCGATCCTCGGTGAGTACCTGGCAGCGCCGCTCAAGCGCAACGCCCGTCGCATCGAGCGACGCGTCGAGCAACGGCTGTCCGGCCCCCGGCACGTCGGCGTGCTCGACCACCGCTGA